Genomic DNA from Serinus canaria isolate serCan28SL12 unplaced genomic scaffold, serCan2020 HiC_scaffold_221, whole genome shotgun sequence:
catcaggcacttcctcctgctggcattggcagacacgcggcagctgcagctcctgcacttctgcctcttgctggccatctccctggctgccctcctgggcaatggcctcatcatcagcgccgtagcctgcggccaccacctgcacacgcccatgttcttcttcctgctcaacctggccctcgctgacctgggctccatctgcaccactgtccccaaagccatgcacaattccctctgggacaccaggaacATCTCCTACAAAGGATGTGCTGCTCAGgtctttcttttgtatttcttcatttcagcaGAGTATTTCCTCCTGACCATCATGTGCTACGACCGCtacgtgtccatctgcaaacccctgcactacgggaccctcctgggcagcagagcttgtgcccacatggcagcagctgcctgggccagtggcTTTCTcaatgctctgctgctcacagccaatacattttccctgcccctgtgccatggcaatgtcctgggccagttcttctgtgaaatccccCAGATCCTCAAACTATCCTGCTCCAAATCCTACCTCAGGGAACTTGGGGTTCTGGTTGTCAGTGCCTGTTTAGCATTTGGATGCTTTGCATTCATTGTTCTCTCCTATAtgcagatcttcagggctgtgctgaggatcccctctgagcagggatggcacaaagccttttccacctgcctccctcatTTAGCTGTGGTCTCTCTGTTCATCAGCACCTCATTTTTCACCTACCTGAAGcccccctccatctcctctccatccctcgatctggccctgtcagttctgtactcGGTTGTacctccagccctgaaccccctcatctacagcctgaggaaccaggagctcaaggctTCAGTGTGGAGACTGATCACTGGATGGTTTCAGGAACATTAAAGTGCTGGCCAGTGTCTGCCGATCACTTGTAATAAAAGTTGTCTTTGATAGTTCAATTGGTTTCATTTTGgagatttgtttcctttatttctttttttttcatattatccACAAAGGGCAACCATTCATTCTgccatttcttattttatttctctccacCTTCCTGTGACTACAAACTGTGTCAATGAAAGGCTGCAATCTCAGTGGCTTCAAAGGAACTTAAGGATTTCCCATCAAAGTTTGATGCACAGATGCCCttttgttgccttctctggagctgcagcagcaatgtctgtgtgcagagctgggggcagatcagtgctggcacagcagctgtgcccagcagcagcagcacttggtgtcACCAGTGCTGCTCCCGTGGCCGTGCCccgctgccctggtggccctggtgttgctgtagggcctgagtgctctcggggccgggcacagccctgggggtggcagtgccagggctgcagcagggacaggccatgggcactgctggggcagcgctgatgcctcaggccaggccctgggggctccaggctccttgcccaggctctTTCCAGAACACACCCGggccaatgctcagcacagaaaacccccgtgagcagccccagggtggccatgggcaggctgggggcaaacagcatggctggtgctctgcaaggaccctgggggagatgggaaggagcagcagagcaggggctgatccatccccagtgtgctggacagcccagggcagcgtcccagagcgtcctcatggagctgccaacaacatcccccctctgcagccctggcctctcccccagctcacacaggtgccccatccttgcaggcacagacacggcagcactggctcaggagcccctgtttgcagtgcacagagcagggggagcacccccatgctgttggtgtggggacatgaacctgagggagcacaaatgccatcagcccctCGGGCCAGCAAGGGATGGGGGACAGCAGGTTAACCACGCTGTAGCAATGTATCTGAACAATTATGCCTCAGTGTACACCATCCATACTTTCTATAGCTGCCCTTATCAGAATTTTCTCAGGGTTCCATAGGATTCATCAAGTTTGCTAGTGCATAAACTCTGTTAAAAAAGACCAAAGAAGCTGAGAAACTGCATACCAAGATTGCAAAAACGAGAAAATAGAAGACTATAGAAAACCAACACATTAACCCATCACAGATGCCGAGAAATGGACACAGAGGatgaaagaacaagaaaaaagaaccaACCAAGAAGTGTGATTTTAGTAGTATCTAAAATCTATAAAAGTATCTGTAATATAGACAATAAAAGTTCCTGCTTAATCATATTAGTCAGATATTCAGAAGTCCTAGATTATCCACAATaccactcagctttgtcctggtctctgcagtcagccagacagtttgttcccatcagctgggagtttcctgtgccactgcagacgctgttgctcagagccagggctgcctggtaGCCACCCCCAAAGTGCCCTGAGCAATTTCTCTTCTTCgtctttgctttctttactcttcctgcaactgctccaagggtggtttcagagaatcacagaataagcagagttggaaaagatcttggagatcaccaagtccaaccctTACCTTAATACTCTCCTGTCTTCCTgggcctcctcttctccaggataaacaactccagctccctcagccacccatcacaggacttgtgctctggacccctccccagccttgttgcccttccctggacacgctccagtCCCTTCATGTCTCTCTCAAATtggggggcccagaactggacacagcactcgaggtgctgcccagccagtggccagcacaggggagtaatcactcctgctcctgctggccacaccattcctgatccaggccag
This window encodes:
- the LOC127061200 gene encoding olfactory receptor 14A16-like, which codes for MSNSSSIRHFLLLALADTRQLQLLHFCLLLAISLAALLGNGLIISAVACGHHLHTPMFFFLLNLALADLGSICTTVPKAMHNSLWDTRNISYKGCAAQVFLLYFFISAEYFLLTIMCYDRYVSICKPLHYGTLLGSRACAHMAAAAWASGFLNALLLTANTFSLPLCHGNVLGQFFCEIPQILKLSCSKSYLRELGVLVVSACLAFGCFAFIVLSYMQIFRAVLRIPSEQGWHKAFSTCLPHLAVVSLFISTSFFTYLKPPSISSPSLDLALSVLYSVVPPALNPLIYSLRNQELKASVWRLITGWFQEH